Proteins co-encoded in one Aggregicoccus sp. 17bor-14 genomic window:
- a CDS encoding SDR family oxidoreductase, with the protein MAGSAQGTAVVTGASAGIGALYARALAARGYDLVLVARREERLRALAAELERAHGIRAEVLVADLGTSAGVLSVAERAGGADVSFVLNNAGIGGYGPFAETDPRLLEQLVNLHVTGPLLATRAALPGMQARGRGSVVNVASLLAFSAALPPNPLPARATYAGAKAFLVHFTRTLASELGAGSPVQVQVLCPGMTATEFNGGYTRGAMAASDVVQASLLALERGESVCVPGLESMDALQALEAAEAQLRQGSRPTLAERYRG; encoded by the coding sequence ATGGCGGGCAGCGCGCAGGGTACGGCGGTGGTGACGGGCGCCTCGGCGGGCATCGGGGCGCTGTACGCGCGGGCGCTCGCGGCGCGCGGCTACGACCTGGTGCTGGTGGCGCGGCGCGAGGAGCGCCTGCGCGCGCTCGCCGCGGAGCTGGAGAGGGCGCACGGCATCCGCGCCGAGGTGCTCGTGGCCGACCTGGGCACGAGCGCGGGCGTGCTCTCCGTGGCCGAGCGCGCAGGGGGAGCGGACGTCTCCTTCGTGCTGAACAACGCGGGCATCGGCGGCTACGGCCCCTTCGCCGAGACCGACCCGCGGCTGCTCGAGCAGCTGGTGAACCTGCACGTCACGGGGCCCCTGCTCGCCACGCGCGCGGCGCTGCCCGGCATGCAGGCGCGGGGGCGGGGCAGCGTGGTGAACGTGGCGAGCCTGCTCGCCTTCAGCGCGGCGCTCCCTCCCAACCCCCTGCCCGCGCGCGCCACCTACGCGGGCGCCAAGGCCTTCCTCGTGCACTTCACCCGCACGCTCGCGAGCGAGCTGGGCGCAGGCAGCCCCGTGCAGGTGCAGGTGCTCTGCCCCGGGATGACGGCCACCGAGTTCAACGGCGGCTACACCCGCGGCGCCATGGCCGCCTCCGACGTGGTGCAGGCCTCGCTCCTCGCGCTCGAGCGGGGAGAGAGCGTGTGCGTGCCCGGGCTCGAGTCGATGGACGCGCTCCAAGCGCTCGAGGCCGCCGAGGCGCAGCTGCGCCAGGGCAGCCGCCCCACCCTCGCCGAGCGCTACCGCGGCTAG
- a CDS encoding MaoC family dehydratase, translating into MRYFEDFEPGQVSESGPYVITREEMLEFARRYDPQPFHLDEEAGKATHFGGLVASGWHTAAVSHKLLVQGVLNDAASLGSPGVDELRWLKPVRPGDELTLRMEVLELMPSRSKPDRGSIRMLFSLRNQHGDTVMTQRGIGMFARRPR; encoded by the coding sequence ATGCGCTATTTCGAGGATTTCGAGCCGGGCCAGGTGAGTGAGTCGGGGCCGTACGTCATCACGCGCGAGGAGATGCTGGAGTTCGCGCGCCGCTACGACCCGCAGCCCTTCCACCTCGACGAGGAGGCCGGCAAGGCCACGCACTTCGGCGGCCTGGTGGCGAGCGGCTGGCACACGGCGGCCGTGAGCCACAAGCTGCTCGTGCAGGGCGTCCTCAACGACGCGGCGAGCCTCGGCTCACCCGGCGTGGACGAGCTGCGCTGGCTCAAGCCGGTGCGCCCGGGCGACGAGCTCACGCTGCGCATGGAGGTGCTGGAGCTGATGCCCAGCCGCAGCAAGCCGGACCGCGGCTCCATCCGCATGCTCTTCTCGCTGCGCAACCAGCACGGCGACACGGTGATGACCCAGCGGGGCATCGGCATGTTCGCGCGCCGCCCGCGCTGA
- a CDS encoding 1,4-dihydroxy-2-naphthoyl-CoA synthase has protein sequence MNTSMVSDLFNPARWRPVEGFKFKDLTFHRAVDQGTVRIAFNRPEVRNAFRPRTVDELFQALEATRFMTDVGCVLLTGNGPSPKDGGWAFCSGGDQRIRGKDGYKYEGEEERRLDPAGLGRLHILEVQRQIRFLPKVVIAVVPGWAVGGGHSLHVVCDLTLASKEHAVFKQTDPDVASFDSGYGSALLARQVGQKRAREVFFIGRNYSADEAFQMGMVNAVVPHAQLEEFALEWGAEINTKSPTAIKMLKYGFNLPDDGMVGQQLFAGEATRLAYGTEEAQEGRDAFVQKRKRNFKRFPWSY, from the coding sequence ATGAACACCTCCATGGTCTCGGACCTCTTCAACCCGGCCCGCTGGCGCCCCGTCGAGGGCTTCAAGTTCAAGGACCTCACCTTCCACCGCGCGGTGGACCAGGGCACGGTGCGCATCGCGTTCAACCGCCCCGAGGTGCGCAACGCCTTCCGCCCGCGCACCGTGGACGAGCTGTTCCAGGCGCTCGAGGCCACGCGCTTCATGACCGACGTGGGCTGCGTGCTGCTCACCGGCAACGGCCCCAGCCCCAAGGACGGCGGCTGGGCCTTCTGCTCCGGCGGCGATCAGCGCATCCGCGGCAAGGACGGCTACAAGTACGAGGGCGAGGAGGAGCGGCGCCTGGACCCCGCGGGCCTGGGCCGGCTGCACATCCTCGAGGTGCAGCGGCAGATCCGCTTCCTGCCCAAGGTGGTCATCGCCGTGGTGCCGGGCTGGGCGGTGGGCGGCGGCCACAGCCTGCACGTGGTCTGCGACCTCACGCTCGCGAGCAAGGAGCACGCGGTGTTCAAGCAGACCGACCCGGACGTGGCCAGCTTCGACTCGGGCTACGGCTCGGCGCTGCTCGCGCGGCAGGTGGGCCAGAAGCGCGCGCGAGAGGTGTTCTTCATCGGCCGCAACTACTCGGCGGACGAGGCCTTCCAGATGGGCATGGTGAACGCCGTGGTGCCGCACGCGCAGCTCGAGGAGTTCGCGCTCGAGTGGGGCGCGGAGATCAACACCAAGAGCCCCACGGCCATCAAGATGCTCAAGTACGGCTTCAACCTCCCCGACGACGGGATGGTGGGCCAGCAGCTCTTCGCCGGCGAGGCGACGCGGCTCGCCTACGGCACCGAGGAGGCCCAGGAGGGGCGCGACGCGTTCGTGCAGAAGCGCAAGCGCAACTTCAAGCGCTTCCCCTGGAGTTACTGA
- a CDS encoding YebC/PmpR family DNA-binding transcriptional regulator, with the protein MGRIFETRKTTMFKRWNAMAKLFARISKDIAIAVKAGGPDAHTNPALRRALQNARAGNMPKDKVDAAIKRASGQDQKDYEVVLYEGYAPHGIAVLVETATDNTVRTVANVRMHFKDWGGNLGTTGSVGFLFQHMGVFRLAPEGLDLEALELELIDHGLQEMGESTGEKGERQVVIRCAFADFGHLQAHLESKGLALLSAESEYVALNPVSLPEEQATEVLKMVDALEQDDDVQRVFHTLA; encoded by the coding sequence ATGGGACGCATCTTCGAGACTCGCAAGACGACGATGTTCAAGCGCTGGAACGCGATGGCGAAGCTGTTCGCGCGCATCAGCAAGGACATCGCCATCGCGGTGAAGGCGGGCGGTCCGGACGCGCACACCAACCCGGCGCTGCGCCGCGCGCTGCAGAACGCGCGCGCGGGCAACATGCCCAAGGACAAGGTCGATGCCGCCATCAAGCGTGCGAGCGGCCAGGACCAGAAGGACTACGAGGTCGTGCTGTACGAGGGCTACGCGCCGCACGGCATCGCCGTGCTGGTGGAGACGGCCACGGACAACACCGTGCGCACCGTGGCCAACGTGCGCATGCACTTCAAGGACTGGGGCGGGAACCTCGGCACCACGGGCAGCGTGGGCTTCCTCTTCCAGCACATGGGCGTGTTCCGGCTCGCGCCCGAGGGGCTGGACCTCGAGGCGCTCGAGCTCGAGCTCATCGACCACGGCCTGCAGGAGATGGGCGAGAGCACCGGCGAGAAGGGCGAGCGCCAGGTGGTCATCCGCTGCGCCTTCGCGGACTTCGGCCACCTGCAGGCGCACCTCGAATCCAAGGGCCTCGCGCTGCTCTCCGCCGAGAGCGAGTACGTGGCGCTCAACCCGGTGAGCCTCCCGGAGGAGCAGGCCACCGAGGTGCTCAAGATGGTGGACGCGCTCGAGCAGGACGACGACGTGCAGCGCGTGTTCCACACGCTCGCCTGA
- the tesB gene encoding acyl-CoA thioesterase II: MSQVLEDLLALLKLEPIEENLFRGASQDLGFRALFGGQVLGQSLSAASQTVEPARHVHSLHGYFLRPGDAGLPVVYQVDRVRDGGSFTTRRVVAIQRGQPIFTLMASFQGEEPGASHAAPMPLVPGPEGLPSDVERWRRYADLVPARLREKLLCDKPIEIRPVTQVDPLHPEPTAPVKHVWFRADGPMPQDPQVHRYLLAYASDFNLITTALLPHGLSVMQPTLQAASLDHALWFHGDVKVNDWLLYTMDSPWAGGARGLARGQVFTRDGRLVASVAQEGLMRVRPEKA, translated from the coding sequence ATGAGCCAGGTGCTGGAGGACTTGCTCGCGCTGCTGAAGCTGGAGCCCATCGAGGAGAACCTGTTCCGCGGGGCGAGCCAGGACCTGGGCTTCCGGGCGCTGTTCGGCGGGCAGGTGCTGGGGCAGTCGCTGAGCGCGGCGAGCCAGACGGTGGAGCCCGCGCGCCACGTGCACTCGCTGCACGGCTACTTCCTGCGCCCCGGGGACGCGGGGCTGCCGGTGGTGTACCAGGTGGACCGGGTGCGCGACGGCGGCAGCTTCACCACCCGGCGCGTGGTGGCCATCCAGAGGGGGCAGCCCATCTTCACGCTGATGGCGTCCTTCCAGGGGGAGGAGCCGGGCGCGAGCCACGCGGCCCCCATGCCGCTGGTGCCCGGGCCCGAGGGCCTTCCGAGCGACGTGGAGCGCTGGCGGCGCTACGCGGACCTGGTGCCGGCGCGGCTGCGCGAGAAGCTGCTGTGCGACAAGCCCATCGAGATCCGCCCGGTGACGCAGGTGGACCCGCTGCACCCCGAGCCCACCGCGCCGGTGAAGCACGTGTGGTTCCGCGCGGACGGGCCGATGCCGCAGGACCCGCAGGTGCACCGCTACCTGCTCGCGTACGCGAGCGACTTCAACCTCATCACCACGGCGCTCCTGCCGCACGGGCTCTCGGTGATGCAGCCCACGCTGCAGGCGGCGAGCCTCGACCATGCGCTGTGGTTCCACGGCGACGTGAAGGTGAACGACTGGCTGCTCTACACCATGGACAGCCCCTGGGCGGGCGGGGCGCGGGGACTCGCGCGCGGGCAGGTGTTCACGCGCGACGGGCGGCTCGTGGCCTCGGTGGCCCAGGAGGGCCTGATGCGGGTGCGGCCGGAGAAGGCCTGA
- a CDS encoding HAMP domain-containing sensor histidine kinase, translated as MEQAPPHPRVVTALRGYALLAALLSGLLGLAVLAGWLLGVPALKSVLPGLVTMKVNTALGLVLLAAALALLRENTLRRRLAAPLCAVAGLIALVSLAEYALGRSLGLDQLLIRDLDTPVDLAPPGRMSVVTACCMLALAVALLCLEVRTWLAGWPAQYLAFMVWVVSLASVVSYVYGLREYMGVMRSAMALHTALGFILLSTGVLAVRPDRGLMALVTSSSVGGTLARWLLLPALTVPVVVGLLTMLGYRAGFYALPVAAALMVTCNIVLFSALVWACARALHFADVSRRSAEAERVQLRTRSAAEAEQSRTLAFLDAVSSALVGSLEYTTTLQRIAQLAVPTLADGCLVDVLEPRGGLRHVAVAHMDGALEAKARALLEQDADAVQPAGDMAEVLRTGEPLLHAGDPLPPGAPSLVRELGGQCYVVVSLRARGRSLGALTLFSHADRCIANADVGLALELAGRAGFALDNARLYREAQEAVRTREEVLGIVSHDLKNPLGAMRLSAALLAQMAPADEAGARMRKHLATMERSVERMDRLIRDLLDFARLRGGRLALEPHPQDVGRLLNDALTLLEPLAVQKGLQLHIAPTAPGLEVSCDRDRTFQVFSNLVGNAIKFTPEGGRVEVRARGASGWVHFQVRDTGPGIPQSAQPHLFEPYWQAEETAHQGAGLGLYITRGIVEAHGGTLWVESTPGEGATFHFTLPRADAVDLDELQTLDPRTRTLQ; from the coding sequence GTGGAGCAAGCTCCCCCCCACCCCCGGGTCGTCACTGCGCTGAGGGGCTACGCGCTCCTCGCCGCGCTGCTCTCGGGACTCCTGGGGCTCGCGGTCCTGGCCGGCTGGCTGCTGGGCGTACCGGCGCTCAAGAGCGTGCTGCCGGGCCTGGTCACCATGAAGGTCAACACGGCCCTGGGCCTGGTGCTCCTCGCCGCCGCGCTCGCGCTGCTGCGCGAGAACACGCTGCGCCGCCGCCTGGCCGCGCCCCTGTGCGCCGTCGCGGGGCTCATCGCCCTGGTCTCGCTCGCCGAGTACGCGCTGGGGCGCTCCCTCGGGCTGGACCAGCTGCTCATCCGGGACCTGGACACCCCCGTGGACCTCGCCCCACCCGGGCGCATGTCCGTGGTGACGGCCTGCTGCATGCTCGCGCTCGCGGTCGCGCTGCTCTGCCTCGAGGTGCGCACCTGGCTCGCCGGGTGGCCTGCGCAGTACCTCGCCTTCATGGTGTGGGTGGTGAGCCTCGCCTCGGTGGTGAGCTACGTGTACGGCCTGCGCGAGTACATGGGGGTGATGCGGAGCGCGATGGCGCTGCACACCGCGCTGGGCTTCATCCTGCTGTCCACGGGGGTGCTCGCGGTGCGCCCGGACCGCGGGCTGATGGCCCTGGTGACCAGCAGCAGCGTGGGCGGCACGCTCGCGCGCTGGCTGCTCCTGCCCGCGCTCACCGTCCCCGTGGTGGTGGGGCTCCTCACCATGCTGGGCTACCGCGCAGGTTTCTACGCGCTGCCGGTGGCCGCGGCGCTGATGGTGACCTGCAACATCGTGCTCTTCAGCGCGCTGGTGTGGGCGTGCGCCCGGGCGCTGCACTTCGCGGACGTGTCGCGCCGCAGCGCGGAGGCCGAGCGGGTGCAGCTGCGCACCCGCAGCGCCGCCGAGGCCGAGCAGTCGCGCACGCTCGCCTTCCTGGATGCGGTGAGCTCGGCGCTGGTGGGCTCGCTCGAGTACACCACCACCCTGCAGCGCATCGCCCAGCTCGCGGTGCCCACGCTCGCGGACGGCTGCCTCGTGGACGTGCTGGAGCCGCGCGGGGGCCTGCGCCACGTGGCGGTGGCGCACATGGACGGGGCCCTGGAGGCGAAGGCGCGCGCCCTGCTCGAGCAGGACGCGGACGCGGTGCAGCCCGCCGGGGACATGGCCGAGGTGCTGCGCACCGGCGAGCCCCTGCTGCACGCCGGAGACCCGCTGCCCCCGGGCGCACCCTCGCTGGTGCGCGAGCTGGGCGGGCAGTGCTACGTCGTCGTGTCCCTGCGCGCGCGCGGCCGCAGCCTCGGCGCGCTCACGCTCTTCAGCCACGCGGACCGCTGCATCGCGAACGCGGACGTGGGCCTCGCGCTGGAACTCGCGGGCCGCGCGGGCTTCGCGCTGGACAACGCGCGCCTCTACCGCGAGGCGCAGGAGGCGGTGCGCACCCGCGAGGAGGTGCTGGGCATCGTCAGCCACGACCTGAAGAACCCCCTGGGCGCGATGCGCCTGTCCGCCGCGCTGCTCGCGCAGATGGCCCCCGCGGACGAGGCGGGCGCGCGCATGCGCAAGCACCTGGCCACCATGGAGCGCTCGGTGGAGCGCATGGACCGCCTCATCCGGGACCTGCTCGACTTCGCGCGCCTGCGCGGCGGCCGGCTCGCCCTGGAGCCCCACCCCCAGGACGTGGGGCGCCTGCTCAACGACGCGCTCACCCTGCTCGAGCCGCTCGCGGTGCAGAAGGGGCTGCAGCTGCACATCGCGCCCACCGCCCCCGGCCTCGAGGTGTCCTGCGACCGCGACCGCACCTTCCAGGTCTTCAGCAACCTGGTGGGCAACGCCATCAAGTTCACCCCCGAGGGAGGCCGCGTGGAGGTGCGCGCGCGCGGCGCGAGCGGCTGGGTGCACTTCCAGGTGAGGGACACCGGGCCGGGCATCCCGCAGTCCGCCCAGCCCCACCTCTTCGAGCCCTACTGGCAGGCCGAGGAGACGGCGCACCAGGGCGCGGGGCTGGGGCTCTACATCACGCGCGGCATCGTGGAGGCGCACGGCGGCACGCTCTGGGTGGAGAGCACTCCGGGCGAGGGCGCCACCTTCCACTTCACCCTGCCGCGCGCGGACGCGGTGGACCTGGACGAGCTGCAGACCCTGGATCCGCGCACGCGCACGCTGCAGTAG
- a CDS encoding tetratricopeptide repeat protein has product MSAPALAHPAATPAVEPLLGRDEELQRALGASQEAERARRLGALLLRGAEGSGKSHLLQTLLASLGQPERVTRVSFAPGEPPPAHGLDRLVRSVLGLGEELSGAPLLAALRASLAEGPDADPDGLRAEFLAFVLGVSAPDFRSARMDAKSRWEGAFAELKRLLERRVQKAGAPWVWVLEDAERGDLQTADFLDWALPLKWEAPLLLVLTLRSGGDAAEPGGSGGGGSTSAWEARAERWRKLEAVVDVPLAPLPTAQLSRLVQEMAAGALSAAQVARVTEHARGNPLFARELVGWLKGASAASPALAAGPLPAGLLQALDAQLSRLPAPALELLRRAATVGPRIPFDALAHLAPEASTEALEQLVAAGLVTRMPSLLVPGTVDVVFTRAPLHEAALARSNEQERQGWLQRLEGWASARLALDAARWGGAEVQLAGLLVRALSGRGAASEASLWLELIARVHLRHQRRPEALRALRAAMESATGTRRVVLQRRLGEEENVAGESQRALATFAARPASFAPPSPLPSALVARVAALIEDPLERWDSLSVDEASISLELARSEALSHIGKSEDTAAAFSLLEARLKRLQGGAAPYLWTRWARTWSWFLAELLGRPRDALRVCEQVRARPDVQAAGLDRTSEALLRAEQVAASRTGEMDRARQLADAQLELARARGNLADEVVVWNARAIIHMSVGDLEKARRGFDTSAEMARSIGFKRREAIALHNLGIALLEQGDSAGARSAQLRYMEISRDIGNKPASAYGPASLAAGAVAERDWPEVDRQLAEARAVAEANKWPFILAWARGLAGRARLLRWVEGQDALLLKQAKGDLLACLDALEERGSAWTEELDPGEYHVTYALVECALDAQVLARQALQQGRRLISRSCAVSHAWLDVGEALVEGRPVAPALSWFSQRGHARALLFVEAMQAALN; this is encoded by the coding sequence ATGTCCGCACCTGCGCTCGCCCACCCTGCTGCCACCCCTGCCGTCGAGCCCCTGCTGGGGCGGGACGAGGAGCTGCAGCGCGCGCTGGGCGCCTCTCAGGAGGCCGAGCGCGCGCGGCGCCTCGGGGCGCTGCTGCTGCGCGGCGCGGAGGGCAGCGGCAAGAGCCACCTGCTGCAGACCCTGCTCGCCTCGCTCGGGCAGCCCGAGCGCGTCACCCGGGTGAGCTTTGCCCCGGGTGAGCCGCCGCCCGCGCACGGCCTGGACCGGCTGGTGCGCAGCGTGCTCGGCCTGGGCGAGGAGCTGAGCGGCGCGCCGCTGCTCGCGGCCCTGCGCGCCTCGCTCGCGGAGGGCCCGGACGCGGACCCCGACGGCCTGCGCGCCGAGTTCCTCGCCTTCGTGCTGGGCGTGAGCGCGCCGGACTTCCGCAGCGCGCGAATGGACGCGAAGAGCCGCTGGGAGGGCGCCTTCGCGGAGCTCAAGCGGCTGCTCGAGCGGCGCGTGCAGAAGGCGGGCGCCCCGTGGGTCTGGGTGCTCGAGGACGCGGAGCGCGGCGACCTGCAGACGGCGGACTTCCTGGACTGGGCGCTGCCGCTCAAGTGGGAGGCGCCGCTGCTGCTGGTGCTCACGCTGCGCAGCGGCGGCGACGCTGCGGAGCCCGGCGGCTCCGGCGGCGGGGGCAGCACCAGCGCCTGGGAGGCGCGCGCCGAGCGCTGGCGCAAGCTCGAGGCCGTGGTGGACGTGCCGCTCGCGCCGCTGCCCACCGCGCAGCTCTCGCGCCTGGTGCAGGAGATGGCGGCGGGCGCGCTCTCGGCCGCGCAGGTGGCGCGCGTCACCGAGCACGCGCGCGGCAACCCCCTCTTCGCCCGCGAGCTGGTGGGCTGGCTCAAGGGCGCGAGCGCCGCGTCCCCGGCACTCGCCGCGGGGCCGCTGCCCGCGGGGCTGCTGCAGGCGCTGGACGCGCAGCTCTCGCGCCTGCCCGCCCCGGCGCTCGAGCTGCTGCGGCGCGCCGCCACGGTGGGGCCCCGCATCCCCTTCGACGCGCTCGCACACCTGGCGCCCGAGGCCTCCACCGAGGCGCTCGAGCAGCTGGTGGCGGCGGGGCTCGTCACCCGCATGCCCAGCCTGCTGGTGCCGGGCACCGTGGACGTGGTCTTCACGCGCGCCCCGCTGCACGAGGCCGCGCTCGCTCGCAGCAACGAGCAGGAGCGCCAGGGCTGGCTGCAGCGGCTCGAGGGCTGGGCCTCCGCGCGGCTCGCGCTGGACGCCGCGCGCTGGGGCGGCGCCGAGGTGCAGCTCGCGGGCCTGCTGGTGCGCGCGCTCAGCGGCCGCGGCGCCGCGTCCGAGGCCAGCCTGTGGCTGGAGCTCATCGCCCGCGTGCACCTGCGCCACCAGCGCCGCCCCGAGGCGCTGCGCGCCCTGCGCGCCGCGATGGAGAGCGCCACCGGCACCCGCCGCGTGGTGCTGCAGCGGCGCCTGGGCGAGGAGGAGAACGTGGCGGGCGAGAGCCAGCGCGCGCTCGCCACCTTCGCCGCGCGCCCCGCCTCCTTCGCGCCCCCCTCTCCCCTGCCCTCCGCGCTGGTCGCGCGCGTGGCGGCGCTCATCGAGGACCCGCTCGAGCGCTGGGACAGCCTCAGCGTGGACGAGGCCTCCATCTCGCTCGAGCTCGCGCGCTCCGAGGCGCTGAGCCACATCGGCAAGAGCGAGGACACGGCGGCCGCCTTCAGCCTCCTCGAGGCGCGCCTCAAGCGCCTGCAGGGCGGCGCCGCGCCCTACCTGTGGACGCGCTGGGCGCGCACCTGGTCCTGGTTCCTCGCGGAGCTGCTCGGCCGCCCGCGCGACGCGCTGCGCGTGTGCGAGCAGGTCCGCGCGCGCCCCGACGTGCAGGCGGCCGGCCTGGACCGCACCAGCGAGGCGCTGCTGCGCGCCGAACAGGTGGCGGCGAGCCGCACCGGTGAGATGGACCGCGCGCGCCAGCTCGCGGACGCGCAGCTGGAGCTCGCGCGCGCGCGCGGCAACCTCGCGGACGAGGTGGTGGTGTGGAACGCGCGCGCCATCATCCACATGAGCGTGGGCGACCTGGAGAAGGCGCGCCGCGGCTTCGACACCTCCGCGGAGATGGCGCGCAGCATCGGCTTCAAGCGCCGCGAGGCCATCGCCCTGCACAACCTGGGCATCGCGCTGCTCGAGCAGGGTGACAGTGCGGGCGCCCGCAGCGCGCAGCTGCGCTACATGGAGATCAGCCGCGACATCGGCAACAAGCCGGCGAGCGCGTACGGCCCCGCCTCGCTCGCGGCCGGCGCGGTGGCCGAGCGCGACTGGCCCGAGGTGGACCGCCAGCTCGCCGAGGCGCGCGCCGTGGCCGAGGCGAACAAGTGGCCCTTCATCCTCGCCTGGGCGCGCGGGCTCGCCGGCCGCGCGCGCCTGCTGCGCTGGGTGGAGGGGCAGGACGCGCTGCTGCTCAAGCAGGCCAAGGGCGACCTGCTCGCGTGCCTCGATGCGCTCGAGGAGCGCGGCAGCGCGTGGACGGAGGAGCTGGACCCGGGCGAGTACCACGTGACGTACGCGCTGGTGGAGTGCGCGCTCGATGCGCAGGTGCTCGCGCGCCAGGCGCTGCAGCAGGGCCGCCGGCTCATCTCGCGCTCCTGCGCCGTGTCCCACGCGTGGCTGGACGTGGGCGAGGCCCTGGTGGAGGGCCGCCCGGTGGCCCCCGCGCTCTCCTGGTTCAGCCAGCGCGGCCACGCGCGCGCGCTGCTCTTCGTCGAGGCGATGCAGGCCGCGCTCAACTAG
- a CDS encoding site-2 protease family protein produces the protein MAEALAAALPRRCAGCHSELSPALRACPGCGRLVHAQRLQALAAEATAAEGAEPARARTLWSEALELLPAEAAQAARVRERLQALTPVAEAPAAAPAAPPRQMPRALAALGTVGLLLWKLKGLLLLALTKGKLLLLGVAKLKSLATLLVFFGVYWRLWGWRYAAGFLFCLYLHELGHVWALRRRGLAADAPVFIPFVGAFVRLRQAPASPEEDAEIGLAGPLWGLGATVLTFAAAKLTGSRLLDAVAHSSAVLNLFNLIPVWTLDGARGFRAMTRAQRLCAVAVLGLAFYASHEGILFVVGLAALARCFEQDAAPQRSWRATATYVGLVFALAGLAWAAQGAGLPR, from the coding sequence TTGGCTGAGGCACTCGCCGCAGCGCTCCCGCGCCGGTGCGCGGGCTGCCACAGCGAGCTGTCGCCCGCGCTGCGTGCCTGCCCCGGCTGCGGCCGCCTCGTGCACGCGCAGCGGCTGCAGGCGCTCGCCGCAGAGGCCACCGCCGCCGAGGGGGCGGAGCCCGCCCGGGCGCGCACGCTGTGGAGCGAGGCGCTCGAGCTGCTGCCCGCGGAGGCGGCGCAGGCCGCGCGCGTGCGCGAGCGGCTGCAGGCGCTCACGCCGGTCGCAGAGGCCCCGGCGGCAGCGCCCGCAGCGCCTCCGCGGCAGATGCCCCGCGCCCTCGCGGCGCTGGGCACCGTGGGGCTGCTGCTCTGGAAGCTCAAGGGGCTGCTCCTTCTCGCGCTGACGAAGGGCAAGCTGCTGCTGCTGGGGGTCGCGAAGCTCAAGAGCCTCGCCACCCTCCTCGTCTTCTTCGGCGTGTACTGGCGCCTGTGGGGCTGGCGCTATGCGGCAGGCTTCCTCTTCTGCCTCTACCTGCACGAGCTGGGACACGTGTGGGCGCTGCGCCGGCGCGGCCTCGCGGCGGATGCGCCCGTGTTCATCCCCTTCGTCGGCGCCTTCGTGCGGCTGCGCCAGGCGCCTGCGAGCCCCGAGGAGGACGCGGAGATCGGCCTCGCAGGACCCCTCTGGGGCCTGGGCGCGACGGTCCTCACGTTCGCCGCAGCGAAGCTCACCGGCAGCAGGCTGCTGGACGCGGTGGCCCACAGCTCCGCGGTGCTCAACCTCTTCAACCTCATCCCCGTCTGGACGCTGGACGGGGCGCGCGGCTTTCGCGCCATGACGCGCGCGCAGCGGCTGTGCGCCGTCGCGGTGCTGGGGCTCGCCTTCTACGCCTCGCACGAGGGAATCCTCTTCGTCGTCGGGCTCGCGGCGCTGGCGCGCTGCTTCGAACAGGACGCGGCGCCGCAGCGGAGCTGGCGCGCCACGGCCACCTACGTGGGCCTCGTCTTCGCGCTCGCCGGGCTCGCCTGGGCCGCGCAGGGGGCGGGGCTCCCGCGCTGA
- a CDS encoding isocitrate lyase/phosphoenolpyruvate mutase family protein encodes MNAANPEAAALFHRLHSEGLLLLPNAWDAGSARLVESLGARAVATSSAAVAWAHGYADGDQLPVAALLGSVREMARVLSVPLSVDIEGGYAEDPVRVGETVAAVLEAGAVGINIEDGREPPELLCRKLEQARRAAERVGVRLFANARTDVYLKGLVPPERRVQEVLARAERYRAAGADGLFVPGVTAPDEMRAIASGQPLPLNVLARAGLPEAPALQALGVRRLSAGSSLAESLYGRLGALASGFLRTGASAPLVEEAMSYGALQALMPRG; translated from the coding sequence ATGAACGCTGCGAATCCCGAGGCCGCCGCGCTGTTCCACCGCCTTCACTCCGAAGGTCTGCTGCTCCTGCCCAACGCGTGGGACGCCGGCAGCGCGCGCCTGGTGGAGAGCCTCGGCGCGCGCGCCGTCGCCACCAGCAGCGCCGCGGTGGCGTGGGCGCACGGCTATGCGGACGGCGACCAGCTGCCGGTGGCCGCGCTGCTGGGCAGCGTGCGCGAGATGGCGCGGGTGCTCTCCGTGCCGCTCTCGGTGGACATCGAGGGCGGCTACGCGGAGGACCCGGTGCGCGTGGGGGAGACGGTCGCCGCGGTGCTCGAAGCAGGCGCGGTGGGCATCAACATCGAGGACGGCCGCGAGCCGCCCGAGCTGCTGTGCCGCAAGCTCGAGCAGGCGCGGCGCGCCGCCGAGCGCGTGGGCGTGCGGCTCTTCGCCAACGCGCGCACGGACGTGTACCTGAAGGGGCTCGTGCCTCCGGAGCGCCGCGTGCAGGAGGTGCTCGCGCGCGCCGAGCGCTACCGCGCGGCCGGTGCGGATGGGCTCTTCGTTCCCGGCGTGACGGCGCCCGACGAGATGCGCGCAATCGCCTCCGGGCAGCCGCTGCCGCTCAACGTGCTCGCGCGTGCGGGACTGCCCGAGGCGCCGGCGCTGCAGGCGCTGGGCGTGCGGCGGCTGAGCGCAGGCTCCTCGCTCGCGGAGAGCCTGTACGGGCGCCTCGGTGCGCTCGCGAGCGGCTTCCTGCGCACGGGGGCGTCGGCGCCCCTGGTCGAGGAGGCGATGTCGTACGGCGCGCTGCAGGCGCTGATGCCGCGCGGTTGA